One Sphingobium sp. CAP-1 genomic region harbors:
- a CDS encoding NAD-dependent succinate-semialdehyde dehydrogenase, translating to MSTPRPIFDGQERSTGSLGTMDLVNPATGELIATLPKCGEEEALEAARLSVEGFATWSAMSPFDRSKIMRRAADLMRAEADDAAVEMTREQGKPLAQARGEWLGSADLLDWYAEEGRRAYGRLIPTRAADMRWAVHRRPVGPVAAFTPWNFPAWTPMQKVAPALAAGCSVVLKPAEETPGTACRIAKALLAAGLPPKALTILWGDAPAISATLCAAPEIHKVTLTGSTRVGRLLASVAGQHLKKVTMELGGHNPVIVARDADLATVVPLAAEFKFRNSGQVCVSPTRFLIEQPLYADFVAGVTEAAKALRVGNGMDADIQMGPLTTPGQLSKIEALSADAVQRGATLETGGSRIGNSGYFFEPTILSGMTPDMEAMNEEPFGPLMLVMPVADIDAALAEANRLPYGLASYAFTNSLSTERRIVAGIEAGMLGLNHFAMAMPETPFGGIGDSGLGSEGGIEGMDAYLRPFLVSARVA from the coding sequence ATGTCGACGCCCCGCCCGATCTTCGACGGTCAGGAACGCAGCACCGGCTCGCTCGGCACGATGGATCTGGTCAATCCCGCCACTGGCGAGTTGATCGCCACCCTGCCCAAATGTGGCGAGGAGGAAGCGCTGGAAGCCGCGCGCCTGTCGGTCGAGGGCTTTGCGACATGGTCGGCCATGTCGCCCTTCGACCGGTCGAAGATCATGCGACGCGCCGCCGATCTGATGCGGGCTGAAGCCGATGACGCCGCCGTGGAAATGACGCGGGAACAGGGCAAGCCGCTGGCGCAGGCGCGCGGCGAATGGCTGGGTTCCGCCGACCTGCTCGACTGGTATGCCGAAGAGGGGCGGCGCGCCTATGGCCGCCTGATCCCCACCCGCGCCGCCGACATGCGCTGGGCCGTGCATCGTCGCCCGGTCGGCCCGGTGGCGGCCTTCACCCCGTGGAATTTTCCGGCCTGGACGCCGATGCAGAAGGTTGCGCCCGCGCTGGCGGCGGGCTGCTCTGTCGTCCTCAAACCGGCGGAGGAAACGCCCGGCACCGCCTGCCGCATTGCAAAGGCGCTGCTCGCAGCCGGCCTGCCGCCAAAGGCGCTGACCATCCTCTGGGGTGATGCGCCCGCCATTTCCGCTACGCTCTGCGCCGCGCCGGAAATTCACAAGGTCACGCTCACCGGTTCCACCCGTGTCGGCCGCCTGCTGGCGAGCGTCGCCGGACAGCATCTCAAGAAGGTGACGATGGAACTGGGCGGCCACAATCCCGTCATCGTCGCCCGCGATGCGGACCTCGCTACGGTCGTGCCGCTCGCCGCCGAATTCAAGTTCCGCAATAGCGGTCAGGTCTGTGTGTCGCCCACCCGTTTCCTGATCGAACAGCCGCTTTATGCCGATTTCGTGGCCGGCGTGACCGAAGCGGCAAAGGCGCTGCGCGTCGGCAACGGCATGGACGCCGATATCCAGATGGGGCCGCTCACCACGCCGGGCCAGCTTTCCAAGATCGAAGCGCTCAGCGCCGATGCGGTGCAGCGCGGCGCCACGCTGGAAACGGGCGGATCGCGGATCGGCAATAGCGGCTATTTCTTCGAACCCACCATCCTGTCGGGCATGACGCCGGACATGGAGGCGATGAACGAGGAGCCTTTCGGCCCGCTGATGCTGGTCATGCCGGTGGCCGATATCGACGCCGCGCTGGCCGAAGCCAATCGCCTTCCTTACGGTCTGGCGTCCTATGCCTTCACCAACAGCCTCAGCACCGAACGCAGGATCGTCGCGGGGATCGAGGCGGGGATGCTGGGCCTCAATCATTTCGCCATGGCCATGCCCGAAACCCCCTTCGGCGGCATCGGCGACAGCGGCTTGGGATCCGAAGGCGGGATCGAGGGGATGGACGCCTATTTGCGGCCCTTCCTGGTCAGCGCCAGGGTCGCCTGA
- a CDS encoding sterol desaturase family protein, with the protein MNEPFVQEVVETITLFGFGGGILLLFCLIAESFLRWREGQRPFSREMGHNYLFFPLGPLMEGVIANTLLIAALTAAWQLTPLRVPVNWWTLPLYFLTGELAFYIFHRAGHELRIFWADHSIHHSAETYDFTVNLRHTPLSTVYRLVTWTPLALLGFNPVILVFMAINIPAFQTFCHTQRVGRLAPWFEWLFVTPSNHAVHHACNPIYLDRNYGGLLMIWDHIFGTYQRLEESEPPVFGITRQPRSGNPLTVLTHEYRYLARDVRAAPDAIAKMKVLLGKPGKTFEAHHAPDPLVIDRGASKMAGQ; encoded by the coding sequence ATGAACGAACCCTTCGTGCAGGAGGTGGTGGAGACGATCACCCTCTTCGGCTTTGGCGGCGGCATTTTGCTGCTGTTCTGCCTGATCGCGGAATCCTTCCTGCGCTGGCGCGAGGGGCAACGCCCGTTCAGCCGCGAAATGGGGCATAATTATCTGTTCTTCCCCCTGGGACCGCTGATGGAGGGGGTGATTGCCAACACCCTGCTGATCGCGGCGCTGACGGCGGCCTGGCAATTGACGCCGCTGCGCGTGCCGGTGAACTGGTGGACGCTGCCGCTCTATTTCCTGACCGGCGAACTGGCCTTCTACATCTTTCACCGGGCGGGCCATGAACTGCGCATCTTCTGGGCCGATCATTCGATCCACCATTCGGCCGAAACCTATGATTTCACGGTCAATCTGCGGCATACGCCGCTGTCGACCGTCTACCGGCTGGTGACATGGACGCCGCTGGCGCTGCTGGGGTTCAACCCTGTCATCCTGGTATTCATGGCGATCAACATTCCCGCCTTCCAGACCTTTTGCCATACGCAGCGGGTTGGCCGGCTGGCGCCCTGGTTCGAATGGCTGTTCGTGACGCCGAGCAACCACGCCGTGCATCACGCCTGCAATCCCATTTATCTCGACCGGAATTATGGCGGGCTGCTGATGATATGGGACCATATTTTCGGCACTTATCAGCGGCTGGAAGAGAGCGAGCCGCCGGTGTTCGGCATCACCCGGCAACCGCGATCGGGCAATCCGCTGACGGTTTTGACGCATGAATATCGCTATCTCGCGCGGGACGTGCGCGCCGCGCCGGACGCCATCGCCAAGATGAAGGTGCTGCTGGGCAAGCCGGGCAAGACGTTCGAGGCGCATCATGCACCCGACCCGCTGGTGATCGACCGGGGCGCATCCAAAATGGCCGGTCAATGA
- a CDS encoding helix-turn-helix transcriptional regulator has translation MQLTSSDETDLLMPLYAGVHDPNRWKAFLSRLQRRTGADHASLILTQGDMPMDQAVKLFSGRDLRAEALRLELSYLHAAECLHYRTLRPGRVYDATELDMHDPEFRAGQDNLSRQLGISDRRVIRIKDQEGASAWLSLTRGQDAFSAGDGALLIAVAPHMAIALRNFVETERMRVSGTADGLALDRVGVGWIAFDREARVVAMNGTVPVMPGLTVGERLRSDNAATRQALLQMAAEAAKGETIASRLVALSDAPPLHAVLTPLIDRPPLMPSRAVLIALCRRAPQPGAGHAALLADQFTLPRREAELALAMSNGLSISDAATMLGISLETARNYSKRVYAKTGTSGQPDLVRLILSSSAMLG, from the coding sequence ATGCAACTTACCAGTTCCGACGAAACCGATCTGCTCATGCCGCTCTATGCCGGCGTGCATGACCCGAATCGCTGGAAGGCCTTTCTGAGCCGTTTGCAGCGCCGCACCGGGGCGGATCATGCATCGCTGATCCTGACGCAGGGCGACATGCCGATGGATCAGGCGGTGAAATTATTTTCCGGCCGCGACCTGCGGGCGGAAGCGCTGCGCCTGGAGCTTTCGTATCTTCATGCGGCGGAATGTCTGCATTATCGGACGTTGCGGCCCGGCCGGGTCTATGACGCCACCGAACTGGACATGCACGATCCCGAATTCCGGGCGGGACAGGATAATCTCAGCCGGCAACTGGGGATCAGCGATCGGCGGGTGATTCGCATCAAGGATCAGGAGGGCGCCAGCGCCTGGCTGAGCCTGACGCGCGGGCAGGATGCGTTTTCGGCCGGCGATGGCGCGCTACTGATCGCCGTCGCCCCGCATATGGCAATCGCGCTGCGCAACTTTGTCGAAACGGAGCGGATGCGCGTTAGCGGGACGGCTGACGGACTGGCGCTCGACCGGGTCGGGGTGGGATGGATCGCCTTCGACCGGGAAGCGAGAGTCGTCGCGATGAACGGAACGGTCCCCGTCATGCCGGGGCTGACTGTGGGGGAGCGCCTTCGCAGCGACAATGCCGCAACCCGGCAGGCACTGCTCCAGATGGCGGCCGAAGCGGCGAAGGGCGAGACTATTGCGTCCAGACTGGTAGCGTTGTCCGACGCGCCGCCGCTGCATGCGGTGTTGACGCCCCTGATCGACCGGCCGCCGCTCATGCCGTCGCGTGCAGTGCTGATCGCCCTGTGCCGGCGCGCGCCACAACCGGGCGCCGGGCACGCCGCACTGCTGGCCGATCAGTTCACCCTTCCCCGTCGCGAGGCCGAACTGGCGCTGGCCATGAGCAACGGCCTGTCGATCAGCGACGCGGCCACGATGCTGGGCATCAGCCTGGAAACGGCCCGCAATTATTCCAAGCGGGTCTATGCCAAGACCGGAACGAGCGGCCAGCCCGATCTGGTGCGCCTTATCCTGTCGAGCAGCGCGATGCTGGGCTGA
- the cysD gene encoding sulfate adenylyltransferase subunit CysD, with translation MAIDKQTLTHLERLEAESIHILREVVAEAEKPVMLYSVGKDSAVMLHLARKAFYPSPPPFPLLHVDTTWKFQEMYKLRDRMAQESGMELLVYQNPEAQERGINPFDHGALHTDMWKTEGLKQALNLYGFDAAFGGARRDEEKSRAKERIFSFRTASHGWDPKNQRPELWNLYNARKNKGESIRVFPISNWTELDIWQYIHLNDVPIVPLYFADQRPTVERDGMLLMVDDDRFPLKPGEEPVMRSIRFRTLGCYPLTGAVESTARTLPEVIQETLLTTTSERQGRAIDKDAGGAGMEKKKQEGYF, from the coding sequence ATGGCGATCGACAAACAGACTCTGACGCATCTGGAACGACTTGAAGCCGAGAGCATCCACATCCTGCGTGAGGTGGTGGCGGAGGCTGAAAAGCCTGTCATGCTCTATTCGGTGGGCAAGGACAGCGCGGTCATGCTGCATCTGGCGCGCAAGGCTTTCTATCCGTCGCCGCCGCCCTTCCCGCTGCTGCATGTCGACACGACCTGGAAGTTCCAGGAAATGTACAAGCTGCGTGACCGGATGGCGCAGGAAAGCGGCATGGAATTGCTGGTCTATCAAAATCCCGAAGCGCAGGAGCGGGGCATCAACCCGTTCGATCATGGTGCGCTCCACACCGACATGTGGAAAACGGAAGGGCTGAAGCAGGCGCTCAACCTCTATGGCTTCGACGCGGCCTTTGGCGGCGCGCGGCGCGACGAGGAAAAGAGTCGGGCGAAGGAACGCATCTTCTCCTTCCGCACCGCCTCGCACGGCTGGGATCCCAAGAACCAGCGTCCCGAACTGTGGAATCTCTACAACGCCCGCAAGAACAAGGGCGAATCGATCCGCGTCTTTCCGATCAGCAACTGGACCGAGCTGGACATCTGGCAATATATCCATCTGAACGATGTGCCGATCGTGCCGCTCTATTTCGCGGACCAGCGCCCGACCGTGGAGCGCGACGGCATGTTGCTGATGGTCGACGACGACCGTTTCCCCCTGAAACCCGGCGAGGAGCCGGTGATGCGCTCCATCCGCTTCCGCACATTGGGCTGCTATCCGCTGACCGGCGCGGTCGAAAGCACCGCCAGGACGCTGCCCGAAGTCATTCAGGAAACGCTGCTCACCACCACGTCGGAACGGCAGGGTCGCGCCATCGACAAGGATGCCGGCGGCGCGGGCATGGAGAAGAAGAAGCAGGAAGGGTATTTCTGA
- the cysN gene encoding sulfate adenylyltransferase subunit CysN has protein sequence MTEVIAEPIYKTDALIAEDIDQYLKVHEHKTMLRFITCGSVDDGKSTLIGRLLYDSKMIFEDQLAALEADSKKVGTQGQDIDFALLVDGLAAEREQGITIDVAYRFFNTEKRKFIVADTPGHEQYTRNMVTGASTADLAVILIDARKGVLTQTRRHSYLAHLIGIRNIVLAINKMDLVDYDQAVYDAILKDYSAFASSIGITAFTPIPISGFRGDNITGPSANTPWYKGPALIEHLETVEVNGAADADKPFRMPVQWVNRPNLDFRGFSGLIATGTVRPGDAVRILPSGKTSTVTRIVTLDGDLDAAVAGQSVTLCFADEVDCSRGDVIALADNPPQAADQFESTIVWMADEAMLPGRPYWLKIGTQTVTATVQQPKYQVNVNTMEHLAAKTLELNAIGVANLSTDRQIVFEPYEANRTLGGFILIDKITNATVAAGMLHFSLRRAQNVHWQATDVSRDFHANLKNQKPAVLWFTGLSGAGKSTIANLVEKKLARMNRHTFLLDGDNVRHGLNKDLGFTDADRVENIRRVGEVAKLMTDAGLIVITAFISPFRSERDMVRQMMQPGEFIEVHIDTPLAEAEARDVKGLYKKARSGELKNFTGIDSPYEPPHDPEIRIDTTAMSAEEAADAIVARIIP, from the coding sequence ATGACCGAAGTCATCGCAGAACCCATCTACAAGACCGACGCCCTCATTGCCGAGGATATCGACCAGTATCTCAAAGTGCATGAGCATAAGACGATGCTGCGCTTCATCACCTGCGGATCAGTGGACGATGGCAAATCGACACTGATCGGCCGCCTGCTCTACGACAGCAAGATGATCTTCGAGGATCAGCTCGCCGCGCTGGAGGCTGATAGCAAGAAGGTCGGCACCCAGGGGCAGGATATCGATTTCGCCCTGCTGGTCGACGGCCTTGCCGCCGAACGCGAACAGGGCATCACCATCGATGTCGCCTATCGCTTCTTCAACACCGAAAAGCGCAAGTTCATCGTTGCCGATACGCCCGGCCATGAACAATATACGCGCAACATGGTGACTGGCGCGTCCACCGCCGACCTTGCCGTCATCCTGATCGACGCGCGCAAGGGCGTGCTGACCCAGACCCGCCGCCACAGCTATCTGGCCCATCTGATCGGCATCAGGAACATCGTTCTGGCCATCAACAAGATGGATCTGGTCGACTATGATCAGGCGGTCTACGACGCCATCCTCAAGGATTATAGCGCGTTCGCTAGCTCGATCGGCATCACGGCCTTCACCCCGATCCCGATTTCCGGGTTCAGGGGCGACAATATCACCGGCCCCAGCGCCAACACCCCCTGGTATAAGGGGCCGGCCCTGATCGAGCATCTCGAAACGGTCGAGGTCAACGGCGCTGCCGATGCGGACAAGCCCTTTCGGATGCCGGTCCAGTGGGTCAACCGTCCCAATCTCGATTTTCGCGGATTTTCCGGCCTGATCGCCACCGGCACGGTGCGTCCGGGCGACGCGGTTCGGATCTTGCCGTCGGGCAAGACTTCAACCGTCACCCGTATCGTCACGCTGGACGGCGACCTCGATGCCGCGGTTGCGGGTCAGTCGGTCACGCTCTGCTTTGCCGACGAAGTCGATTGCTCGCGCGGCGATGTGATCGCGCTGGCGGACAATCCGCCGCAGGCCGCCGACCAGTTCGAATCGACCATCGTCTGGATGGCGGATGAGGCGATGTTGCCGGGCCGCCCCTATTGGCTGAAGATCGGCACGCAGACCGTGACCGCCACCGTCCAGCAGCCCAAATATCAGGTCAATGTCAACACGATGGAGCATCTGGCGGCCAAGACGCTGGAACTCAATGCCATCGGCGTCGCCAATCTGTCGACCGACAGGCAGATCGTGTTCGAACCCTATGAGGCGAACCGGACGCTGGGCGGCTTCATCCTGATCGACAAGATCACCAACGCCACCGTGGCGGCGGGGATGCTGCACTTTTCGCTCCGCCGGGCGCAGAATGTCCACTGGCAGGCGACCGATGTCAGCCGCGACTTCCACGCGAACCTCAAGAACCAGAAGCCCGCCGTGCTGTGGTTCACCGGCCTGTCGGGCGCGGGCAAGTCGACCATCGCCAACCTTGTCGAAAAGAAGCTGGCGCGGATGAACCGCCACACCTTCCTGCTCGACGGCGACAATGTGCGTCATGGCCTGAACAAGGATCTGGGCTTCACCGATGCCGACCGGGTGGAAAATATCCGCCGCGTGGGCGAAGTGGCGAAGCTCATGACCGACGCCGGCCTGATCGTCATCACTGCCTTCATCTCGCCCTTCCGGTCGGAACGGGACATGGTGCGCCAGATGATGCAGCCGGGCGAGTTTATCGAGGTGCATATCGACACCCCGCTGGCCGAAGCGGAGGCGCGCGACGTGAAGGGTCTCTACAAGAAGGCGCGATCCGGGGAACTCAAGAACTTCACCGGCATCGACAGCCCCTATGAGCCGCCCCATGATCCCGAAATCCGCATCGACACTACGGCGATGAGCGCCGAAGAGGCGGCCGACGCGATCGTCGCGAGGATCATCCCATGA
- a CDS encoding 3'(2'),5'-bisphosphate nucleotidase CysQ translates to MTDADLAAHLAEVAGRILVEVRESGLFSAKALGKAGDQTANQFLCHALREVRGEDGLLSEEEKDNPDRLAKSRVWIVDPVDGTREYGEARSDWAVHVGLAINGQASIGAVALPGLDGGTVLRSDQPRAVPPAPGKLRMVVSRTRPAAEAVAVADALGAELVPMGSAGAKAMAVILGQADIYLHSGGQYEWDSMAPVAVALAHGLHCSRIDGSPLVYNQSDVYLPDLLICRTEHADQVLDLVAQVQRAIQD, encoded by the coding sequence ATGACCGATGCCGATCTGGCGGCGCATCTGGCTGAAGTAGCCGGCCGCATTCTGGTGGAGGTTCGGGAATCCGGCCTGTTCAGCGCCAAGGCGCTGGGCAAGGCCGGGGACCAGACCGCCAACCAGTTTCTCTGCCATGCCTTGCGCGAAGTGCGGGGCGAGGACGGGTTGCTGTCGGAGGAAGAGAAGGACAATCCCGACCGCCTCGCCAAATCGCGCGTGTGGATCGTCGATCCGGTCGACGGCACCCGCGAATATGGGGAAGCGCGCTCCGACTGGGCGGTGCATGTGGGGCTGGCGATTAATGGTCAGGCCAGCATCGGTGCCGTGGCGTTGCCGGGGCTGGATGGTGGCACGGTGCTGCGATCGGATCAGCCCCGCGCTGTTCCGCCCGCGCCTGGAAAGCTGCGCATGGTCGTCTCCCGCACCCGTCCCGCCGCCGAAGCCGTTGCCGTGGCCGATGCGCTGGGCGCGGAACTGGTGCCGATGGGATCGGCCGGGGCCAAGGCGATGGCGGTCATCCTGGGACAGGCTGACATCTATCTCCACTCCGGCGGTCAATATGAATGGGACTCCATGGCCCCGGTCGCGGTCGCGCTGGCGCATGGCCTGCATTGTTCGCGGATCGACGGATCACCGCTCGTCTACAATCAGAGCGATGTCTATCTTCCCGACCTGCTGATCTGCCGCACCGAACATGCCGATCAGGTGCTGGATCTGGTCGCCCAGGTTCAGCGCGCCATTCAGGACTGA
- a CDS encoding DUF4198 domain-containing protein, whose amino-acid sequence MNISRHRYAILLLTLVGASTAQAHMPYVLPTLFDLGKADHVTVQSAFGEDAFLPEVAMRDAPFHLVGPDGATLPTGPVTHLRDLTVFEAAIPADGTYRVTSGQRAGRKGKMFKVGDTWEMRGEGGAPPANAQQVDVQSMTLAEAYVTRGQPTVVALQPTGKALEIQPITHPNGISIGSDARFVLLFDGKPLANTDLTLFRSAGYYDGRKIAAQVKSDAAGRFSVRPQDAGTYLILVRHRGAAPAGAETPYRSYTYTLTFDAA is encoded by the coding sequence ATGAATATATCTCGACATCGCTACGCCATTCTCCTTCTGACCCTCGTCGGGGCCAGCACCGCACAGGCGCACATGCCCTATGTGCTGCCGACGCTGTTCGACCTGGGCAAGGCCGACCATGTCACCGTGCAATCGGCCTTCGGCGAGGACGCCTTCCTGCCCGAAGTGGCGATGCGCGACGCGCCTTTCCATCTGGTCGGGCCGGATGGCGCCACCCTGCCGACCGGGCCGGTGACGCATCTGCGCGACCTTACCGTCTTTGAGGCGGCGATTCCCGCCGATGGCACCTATCGCGTCACCTCCGGCCAGCGCGCCGGGCGCAAGGGCAAGATGTTCAAGGTCGGCGATACATGGGAAATGCGTGGCGAAGGCGGCGCGCCGCCGGCCAATGCGCAGCAGGTCGACGTGCAGAGCATGACCCTGGCCGAAGCCTATGTGACGCGCGGCCAGCCGACCGTCGTGGCCTTGCAACCGACCGGCAAGGCGCTGGAAATCCAGCCGATCACCCATCCCAACGGCATTTCGATCGGGTCCGATGCGCGGTTCGTCCTGCTGTTCGACGGCAAGCCACTGGCCAATACCGACCTGACCCTGTTCCGTTCTGCGGGCTATTATGACGGGCGCAAGATCGCGGCGCAGGTGAAGAGTGACGCGGCCGGACGGTTCAGCGTGCGGCCGCAGGATGCCGGCACCTATCTGATCCTGGTGCGCCATCGCGGCGCGGCGCCGGCCGGGGCCGAGACACCCTATCGCAGCTACACCTACACATTGACCTTTGACGCGGCCTGA
- a CDS encoding TonB-dependent receptor domain-containing protein, translating into MTTMKTMLLIGTALLALPGPALAQDGDDATTRLSLDRLIISAGAEKVAIDTPQAVTALDQEDIDQSQATTIGDLLEAMPGVNVQGGVGQLGQGFNIRGMGTAMGDSDNRILLTVDGVTKFYEQYRMGAFFSEPELYKRVEVLRGPASSTLYGAGALAGVVNFTTKDASDFLSAGDRLALRLKAATETNAQAHTLSGIVAVQPVDGVELLGSYNYRRTDEYKDGHGDTVAASATQSDSYLVKARVVIGGNKKHAIWASYQDWLSDAPQVYDQISAATGNSLMRRRVHDKTAVLGYVNDFNGSKLFNLEAQIAYSLSKVHQTETTFLGANLEYSDFSYESWQAKVQNSSEFDLGGDWTTFLILGGQWSVQERRNPRVAFDGTVTPGSGTHPEGDMTRYGLFSQLEIIWSDKLTITPGVRVDWTDLKPGATVVGGTTLTDNVRNSGVSPKIAALYNLTPWFGLFGSVSHTVRMPNVDEIFTRSTTRPSNPDLKPEKSDNYEAGFTLSFDDVAGKGDRFRAKTTLFQNDVRDLIVNVSATSGTPYFQNINRSRFKGLEVEAEYGLGGFFARANASFIQGKNRLTGAYLNTIPANDYRLTLGYADAATGLSGGWTGEFAERQDKVTTTATSSAGSGLPTPGYTVHNLFFAFKPQSGAVRPRASNFASRSIISSTPIIAAISRRSRRRGRASNSPWRTASDRHGRGGLFLSDRGTGGGIAAGQCAADRGPAASGDRTVASPNRNARPDGPVPCLAQGHGGGGGGSACRDARRCGGAASLASADHDRTTPATGDDGRHGACSIPRQHHADCVDCRACTGRTRSRRGTVGTHAITRRAAACRHPAWRGGRTGRECTIRCQPQLCRQGPFLALRPSHLSPPGEDAA; encoded by the coding sequence ATGACGACGATGAAAACCATGTTGCTGATCGGGACTGCGCTGCTGGCGCTGCCTGGACCGGCGCTCGCGCAGGATGGTGACGATGCGACGACGCGCCTGTCGCTCGACAGGCTGATCATTTCCGCCGGCGCTGAAAAGGTCGCGATCGACACGCCGCAGGCTGTGACCGCGCTCGATCAGGAGGATATCGACCAGTCTCAGGCGACGACGATCGGCGACCTGCTGGAAGCGATGCCGGGCGTCAACGTCCAGGGCGGTGTCGGCCAGTTGGGGCAGGGCTTCAACATTCGCGGCATGGGCACGGCGATGGGCGACAGCGACAATCGCATCCTGCTGACCGTCGATGGCGTCACCAAATTTTACGAACAATATCGCATGGGCGCCTTCTTCAGCGAACCCGAACTCTACAAGCGCGTCGAAGTGCTGCGCGGCCCGGCCTCCTCGACTCTCTATGGCGCGGGCGCGCTGGCCGGCGTGGTCAATTTCACCACCAAGGATGCGTCCGATTTCCTGAGCGCGGGCGACCGGCTGGCGCTGCGGCTGAAGGCCGCGACCGAAACCAACGCGCAGGCGCACACCCTGTCGGGCATCGTCGCGGTTCAGCCGGTCGACGGCGTCGAACTGCTGGGCAGCTATAATTACCGCCGCACCGACGAATATAAGGATGGCCATGGCGACACTGTCGCTGCCTCCGCCACCCAATCCGACAGCTATCTGGTCAAGGCGCGAGTGGTGATCGGCGGCAACAAAAAACATGCCATCTGGGCCAGCTATCAGGACTGGCTGAGCGACGCGCCGCAAGTCTATGACCAGATTTCCGCCGCCACCGGCAACAGCCTGATGCGCCGCCGCGTCCATGACAAGACCGCCGTGCTGGGCTATGTCAACGACTTCAACGGCAGCAAATTGTTCAACCTAGAGGCGCAAATCGCCTATTCGCTGTCAAAAGTGCATCAGACCGAAACCACCTTCCTCGGCGCCAACCTCGAATATTCCGATTTCTCCTATGAAAGCTGGCAGGCGAAGGTCCAGAACAGCAGCGAGTTCGATCTGGGCGGCGACTGGACGACCTTCCTCATCCTGGGCGGCCAGTGGAGCGTTCAGGAACGGCGCAACCCGCGTGTCGCCTTTGACGGCACGGTCACGCCCGGCTCCGGCACCCATCCCGAAGGCGACATGACCCGCTATGGCCTGTTCAGCCAGTTGGAAATCATCTGGTCGGACAAGCTGACGATCACGCCGGGCGTGCGCGTCGACTGGACCGATCTCAAGCCCGGCGCCACCGTGGTCGGCGGCACGACGCTGACCGACAATGTCAGGAACAGCGGCGTATCGCCCAAGATCGCGGCGCTCTACAATCTGACGCCCTGGTTCGGCCTGTTCGGATCGGTGTCGCATACGGTGCGGATGCCCAATGTGGACGAAATCTTCACCCGCAGCACGACCCGGCCCAGCAACCCCGATCTGAAGCCGGAGAAATCGGACAATTATGAAGCCGGCTTCACCCTGTCCTTCGACGATGTGGCGGGCAAGGGCGACCGGTTCCGCGCCAAGACCACCCTTTTCCAGAATGATGTCAGGGATCTGATCGTCAACGTTTCCGCCACGTCGGGCACGCCCTATTTCCAGAATATCAACCGGTCCCGCTTCAAGGGGCTGGAAGTGGAAGCCGAATATGGGCTGGGCGGCTTCTTCGCCCGCGCCAACGCCTCCTTCATCCAGGGCAAGAACCGGCTGACCGGCGCCTATCTCAACACCATTCCCGCCAACGACTATCGTCTGACGCTGGGTTATGCCGATGCGGCCACCGGCCTGTCGGGCGGCTGGACCGGCGAATTTGCAGAACGGCAGGACAAGGTGACGACCACCGCCACGTCCTCTGCCGGTTCGGGCCTGCCGACGCCCGGTTACACCGTCCACAATCTGTTCTTCGCCTTCAAGCCGCAGAGCGGTGCGGTGCGGCCAAGGGCTTCGAATTTCGCATCGCGGTCGATAATATCTTCGACACCTATTATCGCCGCCATCTCTCGGCGCTCGCGGCGGAGGGGCAGAGCTTCAAATTCACCGTGGCGAACAGCTTCTGATCGCCATGGGCGGGGCGGCCTATTCCTTTCGGATCGGGGGACCGGCGGCGGCATCGCTGCTGGTCAATGCGCTGCTGATCGCGGCCCTGCTGCATCTGGGGACCGGACGGTCGCATCCCCGAACCGAAACGCCCGCCCTGACGGTCCTGTCCCTTGCCTTGCTCAAGGGCATGGAGGAGGGGGAGGAGGAAGCGCCTGCCGCGACGCCCGCCGTTGCGGCGGCGCAGCCAGCCTCGCCAGCGCCGACCATGATCGAACCACGCCCGCGACCGGCGACGATGGCCGCCATGGCGCCTGCTCCATCCCCCGTCAGCATCATGCCGATTGCGTCGATTGCCGCGCCTGCACCGGCCGCACTCGAAGCCGGCGCGGGACGGTCGGCACCCACGCCATCACCCGCCGCGCCGCCGCCTGCCGTCACCCGGCGTGGCGCGGCGGACGGACTGGACGCGAATGCACCATCCGGTGCCAGCCGCAGCTATGCCGCCAGGGTCCGTTCCTGGCTCTACGCCCATCGCATCTATCCCCGCCGGGCGAAGATGCGGCATGA
- a CDS encoding energy transducer TonB: MYPRRAKMRHEEGRVQVRFVIDRAGALLEGAVVRGSGNASLDDEAGAMLRRAAPYPRAPADVPGDRIEFLAPIDFILPA, encoded by the coding sequence ATCTATCCCCGCCGGGCGAAGATGCGGCATGAAGAGGGCAGGGTGCAGGTCCGCTTCGTCATCGACCGCGCGGGTGCGCTGCTCGAAGGCGCCGTCGTCCGGGGATCGGGCAATGCCAGCCTCGATGACGAAGCCGGGGCAATGCTGCGCCGCGCCGCGCCCTATCCGCGCGCGCCGGCCGATGTGCCGGGGGACCGGATCGAATTTCTCGCGCCGATTGATTTCATCCTGCCGGCCTGA